The Streptomyces griseiscabiei genomic sequence GTCAGCTCGGCCAGCAGCTCCGGTCCGCGCCCGCCACCGGCCGCCTCCTCGCCCGAGACGTGCACCGTCGCGGTGAGGTTGCCCGGCAGCCGGGACAGGACCGACTTGGCCTCGGCCTCGTCCGCGTAGCGCGCCACGACCGTGAGCGGCCCGAAGCACTCCTCCAGGAGCAGGTCGTGCGCGCCCTCGGCGGCCAGCTTCTCCGCGGGGACGGTCAGGAACCCGGGGCTGACGGTGTGCTCGCCGCCCGCGCCCGCGGTCACCGGCGACTCGACGTCCGGCAGCTCCGCGCGCTCGGCGACACCGGCAAGGAAGTTGTCGCGCATCCGGTGGTCCAGCAGGACACCGGCGTCGACGTCGCTGACGGCGTCGGTGAGCGACTTGAGCAGACGGTCACCGGCGTCACCGGCGGGCGCCAGCACCAGGCCCGGCTTCACACAGAACTGGCCGACACCGAGGGTCATCGACCCGGCGAGGCCGGTGCCGATGGCCTCCGCGCGCTCGGCGGCGGCGGCCTCGGTGATCAGGACGGGGTTCAGGGAGCCCAGCTCGCCGTGGAACGGGATCGGCACGGGCCGCGCCGCCGCCGCGTCGAAGAGGGCACGGCCGCCGCGTACCGAGCCGGTGAAGCCGGCGGCGGTGACGAGGGGGTGCTTGACCAGTTCGACGCCCGCCTCGAAGCCGTGGACGAGGCCGAGGACGCCCTCGGGGATGCCGTGCTCGGCGGCGGCCCGGCGCAGCACGATCGCGACGAGCTCGGACAGCGCCGGGTGGTCGGGGTGGGCCTTGACGACGACCGGGCAGCCGGCGGCCAGCGCGCTCGCCGTGTCGCCGCCGGGGACGGAGAAGGCGAAGGGGAAGTTGGAGGCCGAGTAGACGGCGACGACGCCCAGCGGCACCTTGTAGCGGCGCAGGTCCGGGATCGGCGGGGTGGCGGTGTCGTCGGGGTGGTTGATCACCACGTCGAGGAACGCGCCCTCGTCCACGATGTCGGCGAAGGCCCGCAGCTGGAAGCAGGTGCGGGCGAGCTCGCCGGTGAGCCGGACCGGGCCGAGCGCGGTCTCGGCGTCGGCGACCTCGACGAGCTGGTCCTTGGCCGCCTGGAGCTGGTCGGCTGCCGTGCGCAGGAAGGCCGCGCGGACCGTGCGGTCGGCCAGCGAGCCGCGGGCGGCGTGCGCCGCGCGGACGGCGGCGTCCACCTCCTGCGCTGTGGCCTCCACCGCAACCTGCTCGCGCTGCTTCCCGGTACGGGGGTCGACACTCCAGACTGGTGCTGCTGCCACCGCAGGTCCCTCCACATTTTCCTGGTGCCGTTCACCAGGGTATTTCTGGGTTGTTCATGGTCATTCACCGAGGTCGTTCGATATGCTGAACGCTGTCTCCGATGATGAATATGCTGTCGGAGACTATTTCCCGTCGAACGAAGGGGTCAAGGGCGATGTCGGCAGTCGAGACGGGCGGCGGAGCACAGGTCAAGTCGGCGGTGAGGACCGTCGAGCTGCTCGAATACTTCGCCGGACGCCCCGGTATGCACTCCCTGGCGGCCGTGCAGGAAGCCGTCGGTTACCCCAAGTCCAGCCTGTACATGTTGCTCCGCACGCTCGTGGAGCTGGGCTGGGTGGAGACGGACGCGACGGGCACGCGGTACGGCATCGGCGTCCGGGCCCTGCTCGTGGGCACCTCGTACATCGACGGTGACGAGGTGGTGGCGCTGGCCCGGCCGACGCTGGACCGGCTGTCGGACGACACCACGGAGACGATCCACCTGGCCCGCCTCGACGGCACGAACGTCGTCTATCTGGCCACCCGGCAGTCGCAGCACTATCTGCGTCCCTTCACCCGGGTCGGCCGCCGGCTGCCCGCGCACTCCACCTCACTGGGCAAGGCGCTGCTGGCCACCCACACCGACGAGCAGGTCCGCAAGATGCTCCCGGAGACCCTGCCGGCGCTGACCGAGCACACGATCACGGACCGGGAGCGGCTGATCGAGGAGCTGCGGCAGATCCGCGATCAGGGGTTCTCCGTGGACCGCGAGGAGAACACCCTCGGGCTGCGCTGCTTCGGGGTGGCGATCCCGTACCGCACCCCGGCGCGCGACGCGATCAGCTGCTCGGTCCCGGTGGCCCGGCTGACCCCGGCGCACGAACAGCTGGTCAAGGACGCCCTCTTCGACGCACGCGACCGGCTGACGCTGGCGACACGGCGGCTCTGAGCCGCCGCTCGCCCCCCGAAGGGGCCCGATGGCAACCCCCGCTTCATGAAGACCCCATGAGAAAGCCGGACGAAGGGAACGGTTGATCGCGTCCCGCTCGTCTTTCCGGGTGCGATGAACAAGACGATCAGGCGCTCCGCCGTCTTCTCCCTGCTGCTCGTGCTCGCCCTGCTGGTCAGGGCGACCTGGGTGCAGTTCTACGAGGGCACGGCGCTCGCGGACGACCAGGACAACCGGCGCAACGCGATCAAGACGTACGCGGACCCGCTGGGGAACATCGTCGTGGCCGGCGAGTCGATCACCGGCTCGGCCCGGACCAAGGGCGGCGACCTCGCGTACAAGCGCACCTACAAGGACGGCGAGCTGTACGCGGCGGTCACCGGCTACGCCTCGCAGGCGTACGCGCCGACGCAGTTGGAGGGCATCTACCAGAGTCTGCTGGACGGCACCGACCTGCGGCTGAGGACCGTGATGGACACGGTCACCGGGCAGCGGGCCGACCCGGGCAATGTGCTCACCACGATCGATCCGGCCGTGCAGAAGGCGGCGTACGACGCGCTCGGCGACAACAAGGGCGCGGCCGTCGCGATCGACCCGGCGACCGGGAGGATCCTCGCGGTGGTGTCGACCCCGTCGTACGACCCGTCCTCGCTGACCGACGCCAACACCGCGGGTGCGGCGTGGAAGAGGCTCAACGCGGACGAGGACAAGCCGCTGACCAACCGGGCGCTGCGCCAGCCGCTGCCGCCGGGGTCGACGTTCAAGCTGGTGGTGGCCGCCGCCGCGCTGGAGGACGGGCTGTACGAGTCGGTGGACGACAGGACGGTCAGCCCGGACCCGTACACGCTGCCGGGGACCGAGACGGAGCTGTCCAACGAGAACCCGAGCGCGCCCTGCGAGAACGCCACGATCCGTACGGCGCTGCAGTACTCGTGCAACAACGTGTTCGCGAAGATGGCCTTCGACCTCGGGCAGGACAAGGTGCGGGCCATGGCGGAGAAGTTCGGGTTCAACGACAAGGCGCAGGACGTGCCGGTGCGGGCGTACGAGAGCGTCTACCCCTCGGACATGGACGAGTCCTCCACGGCCCTGACGGGTATCGGCCAGTACGACGTCACCGCGACGCCGCTGCAGATGGCGATGGTGTCGGCGGCGATCGCGGGCGGCGGCAAGCTGGTCTCGCCGCACATGGTGGCGCAGGTCACCAACGGCGGTGGTGACGTCCTGGAGGACTACGACTCCGAGGCGGACACGACGGAGATCATGAGTTCCGGCACCGCCGAGCAGTTGCAGTCGGCGATGCGGACGGTCGTCGAGGACGGCACGGGCACCAACGCGCGGATCAGCGGGGCGATCGTGGGCGGCAAGACCGGTACGGCCCAGCACGGCGAGAACAACAGCAAGACGCCGTACGCCTGGTTCACGTCGTACGGGAAGGCCGACGGCAAGGAGGTCGCCGTGGCGGTCGTCGTGGAGCAGTCGAACGCGGCGCGCTCGGAGGTCAGCGGCAACGGTCTGGCCGCGCCGGTCGCGAAGGCTGTGATGGAGGCGGCGTTGAAGGGGTGACCCCAAGCCGCACAGAAGCCATCTGAAGCGAGGGGCCGCCCCACTCCCCCCGGGGGCGGCCCCTCATATCTCTGCTGCTGTCGCCTACTTCGCCTACTTCACCCCGAACAGCTGCTGGACCGGGTTGATCGCGAAGTAGACCAGGAACAGCGCCGAGGTGCCCCACAGCAGCCAGTGGATCTCCTTGGCCTTGCCGAGGACCGTCTTGATGAGGACGAAGGCGAGGAAGCCGGCGCCGATGCCGTTGGTGATGGAGTAGGTGAACGGCATGACGGCGATGGTGAGGAACGCCGGGATGGCGATGTCGTACCGGTCCCAGTCGATGTTCTTGACCTGGGTCATCATCAGGAAGCCGACGGCGACGAGCGCGGGCGCGGCGGCCTGCATGGGGACGATGGTCAGCAGCGGCGTGAGGAAGAGGGCGATCGCGAAGAGGCCGCCGGTGACCAGGTTGGAGAAGCCGGTGCGGGCGCCCTCGCCGACACCGGCCGCGGACTCGATGTAGGAGGTCGCGGAGGACGAGGAGGCCGCGCCGCCCGCGACGGCCGCGGCGCCGTCGATGAGCAGGACCCGGCCGAGGTTCGGGACCTTGCCCTCCTCGTCGAGCAGACCCGCCTCGGCGGTGATGCCGACGACCGTGCCCATGGTGTCGAAGAAGTCCGACAGCAGCAGCGTGAAGATCAGCAGGACGACCGTGATGACGGTGGTCTCGCCGAACGAGCCGAACAGGCTGAAGTCGCCGATGAGTCCGAACTCGGGGGCGGCCACGATGTCGTCGGGGACCTTCGGGGTGGTCAGGCCCCAGCTCTTGATGTCGGCCACCGAGTTGATCACGATCGCGACGACCGTCATCGTCAGGATGCTGATGAGGATCGCGCCCTTCACCTTGCGGGCGAGCAGACCGATGGTCAGCAGGACACCGAGGCAGAAGACCAGGATCGGCCAGCCGGACAGCGAACCGGTCGCGCCGAGCTGCACCGGGACCGTGGTGTTCGCGATGTCCGGTATACGGCTGACGAACCCGGCGTCGACGAAGCCGATGAAGGCGATGAACAGGCCGATGCCGACACTGATCGCCTGCTTCAGCGGCTGCGGGATGGCGTGCATGACGGCCTCGCGCAGACCGGTGACGACCAGGACGCAGATCAGCAGGCCTTCGAGGACGACGAGGCCCATCGCGTCGGCCCAGCTCATCAGCGGGGCTATCTGGAAGGCGACGACCGCGTTGAGGCCGAGACCGGCGGCCAGCGCGAGAGGAAGGTTTCCTCCGACGCCCATGATGAGCGTCATCACCGCGGCCACCAGGGCGGTGGCGGTGACGAGTTCGGCGCCGTCGAGGGTGTGACCGTACTTGTCCTTGGCGCTGCCCAGGATGATGGGATTCAGGACAAGGATGTACGCCATCGTGAAGAACGTGGCGAAGCCGCCGCGGATCTCACGGGCGAAGGTGGACCCCCGGGCGCTGATCTTGAAGAAGCGATCGACGCTGTTCGCCCCGGGTGGTTCGGCCTCGGACCGGTCGGCCACCTTCTGTGCCTCGGACATGAACGGTGCTCCTAGTGACATGCGTGGACTACGCGCGGATGCTTGCGGATGCTGGCTGGATTGTTCCCCCGTTGAACCTGATTCAGGTTTTCCCCGTGTTACGGAATCGGAATTCTCCCTGCAAGACGGCGTTCGAAGCCGCGTACGAACGCCTTTCACGATCACTGCTACTCTTCCGGATCTCGTCGGGGGTCGACCCCGGACGATCACCTGTCATCCACATGACACGCACAGGCGGCCGGCTCGGCCGCCGCGGCCGCAGCGAGAAGAGAGGTCCCCGTGGGCACTGTCGTCGACGACGCAGCCTCCGTGGAGTTCCACGCCTTCTTCGAACGGCACTATGCCGAACTGTCGCGTCTGGCGCACCTGTTGACGGGCGAGGCGGACGCCGCCGACGACCTGGCCGCGGACGCGCTGCTCGCGCTGTGGCACCGCTGGGACCGGGTGCGCGCGGCGGACCACCCGGTGGCGTACGCCCGGGGCGTCGTCGCCAATCTGGCCCGTACCCGGATACGCAGCGCGGTCCGGGAGCGCCGCCGGATCACACTGTTCTGGTCGCAGCGCGAGGAGAAGACCGAGAATCCCGATGTGCCCGGTGTGGTCGACGTCCAGTCGGCGCTGCGCAGACTGCCGTTCCGCAAGCGGGCCTGTGTGGTGCTGCGGCACGCCTTCGACCTCTCGGAGAAGGACACGGCCCTCGCCCTCGGGGTCTCGGTCGGTACGGTGAAGAGCCAGACGTCCAAGGGCATGGCCGAGTTGCAGAAGCTGCTCGGCACCGAGGACGCGCCACGGCGTATGCACGCCGGCATCACGAGCGGGGGCGTGAGGGGCGCGAGTGTGACCGGTGTGGGTGCGCCGGGCAGTGGAGGAAGGGACCGATGAGGGACGTGCACGAGGAGCTGCGCGCCCGGCTGCGCGAGTCCGCCGAGGCCCACGAGCCCGATCGCGCCCGCATCCTGGCCCGGATCGAGCGGGGCATGGCCGCCCCCGAGGAGCGCCGGAGCCGTAAGGCGACCCGGCCGCCGCTGTGGGGCTGGGTGCGGGTGGTCACCGCCACCGCCGGGGTCGCGGGGGTGCTCGCGGTCGGCGGGTACGCCGTCGCGTCCGCGGTGAAGGGCGAGGAGACGGCGCCCGCCGACCGCGGGACGGTCGCGGTCTCCCCGACACCGGTCGAGTCCCCGGCCGCGACGAGCCGGGCACCGGTCCACCCCGACCATCCGAGTCCGAGCACCGGCGCGAAGCAGGAGAAGAAGAAGCCCGGTTCGACGCCGTCGCCGACTCCGTCCGCCAAGGGCACGAAGGCGCCCGAGCCGCCCGCGTCGGGGAACGAGGAGGACGGCCCGCTCTGGTCGGACGGCTCGGTCGACCCGCACAGCAACGACTTCTGGGCGCAGAGCAATCTCACCCTCCGGGCGGACGAGCAACTCACCGAGCTGACCGTGCGGTTGAGGATCGCGCAGACCGGTGGGGTCACCTCGGCCGGTGCCTGGCGGTCGCTGCCGGAGCAGGACTTCGACCTCACCGTCGAGGCGAAGGACGGCTTCCTGGTCTACACCTGGGTGCTCAAGGACGGACGGACCGTCCCGGAGGGCGAGTTCGTGTTCGCCGGGCAGTACGCCCATGAGCGCGGCGGCAGGGACGCGGGCGACGACCGCTATGCGATGACCGCGCGGGCGGGCGGCGAGAGTCTCTCGGTGGCGGGCGACTTCGAGGGCCAGGACGACGACGGCTCCTCGGACAAGGGCGATTCGTAGAGAAATCCCGCGAGGGCGGCAACCCTTTCCCCGCCGGTGGCGACCAAGGGGCACGGGAGTCACCACCAGCGAGGAATCGGGGACATGACCGCACCCGCGGAACGTTCGCGGGCGGGCGTCCCCGGGTATCCATCAATGACCGGGTCTCGCCGGTCCCCGCGGCCCCGGGCATGGACCTGCTGGCCCGAGCCCCCCTCGGCCGGCAGCAGGTGCCGACCAGAGCCCCCCTCGGGGTCGGCACGAACAACGCCCCCCGCCGGTGACGACCGGCGGGGGGCGCCTTCTCGCCCTGCCCGTGGGTCAGTTCATGGTCGCGCCGACGGCCGCGGAGCCCGTCGTCAGGAACGTGGTGACCGGCAGCGAGCCGTTCGACCGGCGGGCGCCGTACGCCGTGGCCGCGTCCGTGGACCTGAAGGCCGGCGAAGTCACCCCGGCGTCCCAGTTGTTGGCGGCGGAGACGGTGGCGGAGCCCAGCTCGGCTTTTCCGGTCCCGTTGCCCACCGCCAGGTTCCGGGCCAGGCGGGCCCTGCCGGTGGCGAAGGAGAAGCCGTTCTCCCTGTTGGCGTACGCGGTGTTGCGGTTCAGCAGGATCGCGCCGGTGTTGGAGTTCTCGGTGAACCCGTGGAGCGTGTTGTCCCAGGCCGCGTTGTCGTGGACCCAGTGCGCGACCGAGGCGCCGCCCCCGCCCAGCTCGAAGCCGTTGCCGTCGCCCTCGAAGGCGGTGTCGTTCCAGCGGTTCCTGCCGTTGCCGAAGGCCCAGGAGTGGTCGACGGTGACCGGAGAGGAGAACTGCCAGAGGTCGAGCCCGTCGTCCGCGTTGTCGAACAGACGCGCGCCGGTGATCCTGTTGCCGCTGCCGGAGCCGAACTTCACGGCGATGCCGTCGGCGTTCTGACCGTGGTCCGCGGCGTCGTAGTTGCCGTGGCTGTCCAGGTTCCGCACCAGGTTGTCCGTCGTGCCGTCGCCGCGCAGGGTGAACCCGGAGTCGCCGTTGTCCCGGGTGACCAGGTTCTCGAAGACACCGCCGACCGAGGACGTGGCGACGAAGCCCTGGGCCGGGGAGTTCTGGAAGGTGAGGCCGGAGACGGTCCAGTGGTCGCCGTGGATCCCGGCGAGCCAGGACCCGGCGGGCAGCGCCGACCCGTCGATCCGCACCCTCTCCCCGGCGTACGCGGTGAGCGTGATCCGGGCCGAGGCGGTGCCGTCGGCCGTGGACCTCAGGGTCTTCGTCGGCCGGTAGGTGCCGCCACGCACCTGGACGGTCGTACCGGCGACGGCGTGCGCGACGGCCGACTCCAGCGCGGCGGTGGTGGAGACGGTGACCGTGGTGCCGGCGGCCCGGGCCCCGTCGTGCGCGAGGCCGAGACACACGCCGCCCGCTCCCGCGGCGAGCGACACGGCGGCGGCGATCGACAGGGTGCGGGTTCTTCGGTGGCGCCCGCTGCTGCTCTGACGCACAGGGGTTCCTTTCTCGGGGGCGGGTCTCACGGGAGACGAGAGCGAAGCCGGCCGGAGGGGCCGCCCCGGCCCGCTTCTGATCACTGGTCGCCACCCACCGGGAAAGGGTTGCCGCGTCCCAGGCCCTGGCGAAAACGCCCGAAAGTTTCGCTCGGAGTCTTCACACGCACACCGATTGACGCTCCGAACCCCACTGATGAGACTCCGAGAGCGACTTGACGAACAGAATCCATCAGACCCCCACAGGATGTGTCATGAGCCGTACCGCCCGCTCGATCCTGCTCCCCCTCCTGGCGCTCCTCCTCGGCCTGCTCGCCGCCCCACCGACCCCGGCGCAGACCGCTCAGTCCGCCCATCAGCCCAAGCCGAAGTACGCGGGTTATCTCTTCGCCTACTTCACCGGTGAGGGCACCGCCGACGGCGAGCAGATCCGCTACGCGCTCAGCGAGGGCAACGACGCGCTGCGCTGGCGTGAGCTGAACGCGGGCAAGCCGGTGCTCACCTCCACCATCGGCGAGAAGGGCCTGCGCGACCCGTTCGTGATCCGCTCCCCCAAGGGCGACCGGTTCTACATGATCGCGACGGATCTGCGTATGTACCAAAGCAGCAGCGGCAGTTGGGACCAGGTCCAGCGCCACGGCAGCAAGTCGATCATGGTCTGGGAGTCCAGGGACCTGGTCCACTGGACCGACCAGCGGCTGGTGAAGGTGTCCCCGGACAACGCGGGCAACACCTGGGCGCCCGAGGCCTACTGGGACAGCCGGCTCGGCAGGTTCGTCGTCTTCTGGGCGTCGAAGCTCTACGCCGACGACGACCCGGAGCACACCGGCTCGACGTACAACAAGATGATGTACGCGACGACCAAGGACTTCCGCACGTTCAGCGCGCCGAAGGTGTGGAACGACCCCGGCTACTCGGTCATCGACTCGACCGTCGTCGAGCACCGGGGCACGTACTACCGCTACACCAAGGACGAACGCGACCCGAACTCCTCCAGCCCGTGCGCGAAGTTCATCACCGGTGAGCGGTCGCGCACGCTCACGGACACCTCGTACGACTTCGTGTCGGACTGCATCGGCAGCGGGGCGATGAGCCGGGGCGAGGGCCCGACCGTGTTCAAGTCGAACACCGAGGAGAAGTGGTACCTCTTCATCGACGAGTACGGCGGCCGGGGCTACATCCCGTTCGAGACGACCGACCTCGCCTCGGGCCGGTGGACACCGTCCGAGGGCTACGCGCTGCCCACCAGCCCGAGGCACGGCACGGTCATGCCGGTGACGAAGAAGGAGTACGGCCGCCTGCTGGCCGCGTTCTCCTAGTCCGCTCAGTCCATCGTCGCGCCGATCGTCGTGCTGCCCGTGGTCAGGAAGGTGGTCGCGGGCAGTGTGCCGCTCGACGAACGGGCGTTGAACGTCGTCGAGGCGTTGGTGGAGCGGAAGGCCGGCGTCGCGACGCCGGAGTCCCAGTTGTTGCCGGAGGAGACGACCGACGAGCCCTTGTTGACCGCGCCGCCGCCGTTGCTCACCGCCAGGTTCCTGCCGAGGCGGGCCGCGCCGGTGGCGAAGTAGTAGCCCCACTTGGCGTTGGCGTAGGCGGTGGTGCGGTTGAGGACGATGGCGCCCTTGTTGCTGTTCTCGGTGAAGCCGTTGCCCGCGTTGTCCCAGGCGGCGGAGTTGTTGATGACATGGGCGACGGTCTCGCCGTCGCCGCCCAGCTTGTAGCCGTTGCCGTCGCCCGCGAACGCGGAGTCCGACCAGCGGTTCCTTCCGTTGCCCATCGCCCAGGTGTGCTCGACGGTGACGGGCGAGGAGAAGGACCAGAAGTCCAGACCGTCGTCCGAGTTGTTGTACAGGCGGGCCCCAGTGATGAGGTTGCCGCTGCCCGAGCCGAACTTCACGGCGATGCCGTCGGCGTTCTCGCCGTGGTTGGCCCGGTCGTAGTGGCCGTAGGAGTCGATGTTGCGGACCAGGTTGTTGGTGGTGCTGTCGCCGGTGAGCGTGAAACCGGAGTCGCCGCCGTTGATGGTCCTGATGTTGTCCCAGACCGTGGAGGCGCAGGACTGGCAGACGACCGCGCTGTCCGGGGAGTTCTGGAAGGTGATCCCGGAGACGGTCCAGTAGTCGGCGGTCAGCTTGAAGATCCAGTCGCCGTCGGGGAGGTTCGAGCCGTCGATCTTCACGGTCTCCGAGCCGTACGGCTGGAGGTGTATCCGGCTGGAGGAGCTGCCGTTGGCCGTCGACTGGAGGGTCGCCGTCGGGTAGTAGGTGCCGCCGCGCACCTGGATGGTCGTACCGGCGGTGGCGTTCTTGATGGCGTTGGACAGGTCCGTGGAGTTGCTGACCACCACGGTGGCCGCGTGTGCCTGGGTGGGGAGGACGGCCAGACCGGTGCCGAACGCCAGGGCCGTGCTCAGGAGAAGGGCGGTGCGACGAGACGGAAGAGACATGGGGAGCGGTTCCTTTCCCGTGCGGGTGGGAGTCGGTTCACAGGACCGTGGCGAGCCAGTCGGCGGCCTCGTCCTGCATCGGCGCGGTGAACACATGGCCCAGCTCGGGCCAGGTCCTCAGCCGCAGCCGCTCCTCGGCGTGACGCGAACGCCAGACGGCGCGCAGCTTGTCGTGGGCCACGCGGACGCCGTCGGCGGGGAACAGCGGATCGAGTCCGCCGTTCTGGAACAGCATCGGCTTGGGGGCGCCGATGCTCGCCACGTCGGGGAAGTCCAGGTACCGGGCGAGCCCGGGGTGGAGCATGTAGTAGGCGGACTGGCCGCGCAGGATGTTGTTGCCGGGGACCAGGACCTCCTTGAGTCCGGTCATCCAGCAGGCGCTGACCGCGGCGGCGATGTCGTCGCTGAGCGCGGCCGTCTGCCAGGCCCGGAACGCGCCCATCGAGAATCCGAGGGCCGCGACCCGGCGGCGGTCCACCCGGTCGAGCCCGGCCAGGAAGCCCACCGCTCGCACGTCCTCCCTGGCCATGAGCCCGGCGAGCGAGGAGCCCAGGTGGTAGAGGTTGCTCGCGAGGGCCTGCTGGTCCTCGTACGTCACCGGGCCCCGGTCGCCCCAGCCGAGCGCGTCCACGGCGAGGACGACATGGCCGCGCCGGGCCAGTTCGTCACCGACGAACCGCCCGCTGAAGTACCGGTCCGCCCAGGCCTGCGCGGAGGGCAGCCGGCTCTCGTCGAACCAGGGCCTGACCAGCTTCTCCTTCCCGATGTCGAACCTGGCGCCGTGGTCGTGCAGCAGGAGCACGGCCGGGAACGGTCCGTCGCCGTGCGGGGTGAGCAGGGCGGCCCTCACCCGGCCGTACCGGGTGAGGGAGAAGGTGACCAACTCGCGGGTGCAGCCCTCGCCTTCGGCGCGCGCACCACCGAACTCGGGGTCGTACGGGGTGTCGTCCCGGCCGGCGATCAGATGCTCCTCGACCTTCGCCCTCGCCGCCCGCCGCCAGGCGCGGAAGTCCCGGACGGGCGAGGTGCCCCAGGCGAGCGGGAAGCGCAGCTCGTCCTTGAGGAGGGGGTGGAAGTCGGGGAGGGCGGCGGTCGGGGTCAGGGGTGCCGCCCCGGCCCCGGCTCCCGGGGGTGCCGCCCCGGCGGCGGAGCCGGGGGCGGCGGCGAAGAGGGCCGCCCCTGCTCCCGCCACGAAGGCCCGCCGCCCCACCGGATCACCGGCGGTCATAGGGCCTCCAGTCCCCGAGGTACGTCCGCCGCGTGTGCTCCCGCGCTTCGGCGGAGGTCAGCCGGGGCCGGTTCTCGGGCACCGGGACCACCGCGCCAGGACCGGAGTTGGCGTACTCGCGGAAGCGCATGGTCTGCCACGGGTAGGCCTCGCGCATGTTGGTGTAGGGCGCGACCGCGTCGATCCCGGGCCCGATCCAGGTGTCCCGCACGACCAGCGCGGGCCAGGCGGTCGTCTCGTACGACGGCACCCAGGGCCGGGCGAGCTTGTACGCGGCGTCCTCGGCGCCGGAGGTGATCCGGCCGCGCAGGGCGAGGAAGCCGTAGGGGTTGGCGCGGGCGGTGGCGGGGGCGAAGACCATGCCCTTGGGGGTGAAGGACACGTCCCGCTGGAGGGTGCGGAAGTGGCACGTGTCGAAGACGGCCCGGGCCCGCCCGAACACGAAGTCCACGTCGCCCTCGATGTGGCAGTGCCGGTAGTACTGCCGGTCGAAGGCGTCGAGCGCGGTGGTGTCCGCGAACAGGGTGTCCTGGTGGGCGAGGAACCGGACGTTCTCGAAGTGCGACCGGTCCCCCGTGACGTACGCGGCGACCGCCTGCGTCCCCGTCCAGTCCGGGTGGTCCGCGCGCAGCCAGTCGTTGGCGAGGGTCAGATCGCGTACGGTCAGGCCGGGCGCCGCCGAGGTGAAGGTGGCGGAGCCCGCGGTGCCGTAGGTGCCGCCCTCGGGCCGCGGGGTGCCGTTGGCCCGGTCGAAGACGAGGACGGCGGCACGGGGGT encodes the following:
- a CDS encoding IclR family transcriptional regulator, with product MSAVETGGGAQVKSAVRTVELLEYFAGRPGMHSLAAVQEAVGYPKSSLYMLLRTLVELGWVETDATGTRYGIGVRALLVGTSYIDGDEVVALARPTLDRLSDDTTETIHLARLDGTNVVYLATRQSQHYLRPFTRVGRRLPAHSTSLGKALLATHTDEQVRKMLPETLPALTEHTITDRERLIEELRQIRDQGFSVDREENTLGLRCFGVAIPYRTPARDAISCSVPVARLTPAHEQLVKDALFDARDRLTLATRRL
- a CDS encoding right-handed parallel beta-helix repeat-containing protein, with protein sequence MRQSSSGRHRRTRTLSIAAAVSLAAGAGGVCLGLAHDGARAAGTTVTVSTTAALESAVAHAVAGTTVQVRGGTYRPTKTLRSTADGTASARITLTAYAGERVRIDGSALPAGSWLAGIHGDHWTVSGLTFQNSPAQGFVATSSVGGVFENLVTRDNGDSGFTLRGDGTTDNLVRNLDSHGNYDAADHGQNADGIAVKFGSGSGNRITGARLFDNADDGLDLWQFSSPVTVDHSWAFGNGRNRWNDTAFEGDGNGFELGGGGASVAHWVHDNAAWDNTLHGFTENSNTGAILLNRNTAYANRENGFSFATGRARLARNLAVGNGTGKAELGSATVSAANNWDAGVTSPAFRSTDAATAYGARRSNGSLPVTTFLTTGSAAVGATMN
- a CDS encoding SigE family RNA polymerase sigma factor, coding for MGTVVDDAASVEFHAFFERHYAELSRLAHLLTGEADAADDLAADALLALWHRWDRVRAADHPVAYARGVVANLARTRIRSAVRERRRITLFWSQREEKTENPDVPGVVDVQSALRRLPFRKRACVVLRHAFDLSEKDTALALGVSVGTVKSQTSKGMAELQKLLGTEDAPRRMHAGITSGGVRGASVTGVGAPGSGGRDR
- a CDS encoding penicillin-binding transpeptidase domain-containing protein, whose translation is MNKTIRRSAVFSLLLVLALLVRATWVQFYEGTALADDQDNRRNAIKTYADPLGNIVVAGESITGSARTKGGDLAYKRTYKDGELYAAVTGYASQAYAPTQLEGIYQSLLDGTDLRLRTVMDTVTGQRADPGNVLTTIDPAVQKAAYDALGDNKGAAVAIDPATGRILAVVSTPSYDPSSLTDANTAGAAWKRLNADEDKPLTNRALRQPLPPGSTFKLVVAAAALEDGLYESVDDRTVSPDPYTLPGTETELSNENPSAPCENATIRTALQYSCNNVFAKMAFDLGQDKVRAMAEKFGFNDKAQDVPVRAYESVYPSDMDESSTALTGIGQYDVTATPLQMAMVSAAIAGGGKLVSPHMVAQVTNGGGDVLEDYDSEADTTEIMSSGTAEQLQSAMRTVVEDGTGTNARISGAIVGGKTGTAQHGENNSKTPYAWFTSYGKADGKEVAVAVVVEQSNAARSEVSGNGLAAPVAKAVMEAALKG
- a CDS encoding NCS2 family permease, giving the protein MSEAQKVADRSEAEPPGANSVDRFFKISARGSTFAREIRGGFATFFTMAYILVLNPIILGSAKDKYGHTLDGAELVTATALVAAVMTLIMGVGGNLPLALAAGLGLNAVVAFQIAPLMSWADAMGLVVLEGLLICVLVVTGLREAVMHAIPQPLKQAISVGIGLFIAFIGFVDAGFVSRIPDIANTTVPVQLGATGSLSGWPILVFCLGVLLTIGLLARKVKGAILISILTMTVVAIVINSVADIKSWGLTTPKVPDDIVAAPEFGLIGDFSLFGSFGETTVITVVLLIFTLLLSDFFDTMGTVVGITAEAGLLDEEGKVPNLGRVLLIDGAAAVAGGAASSSSATSYIESAAGVGEGARTGFSNLVTGGLFAIALFLTPLLTIVPMQAAAPALVAVGFLMMTQVKNIDWDRYDIAIPAFLTIAVMPFTYSITNGIGAGFLAFVLIKTVLGKAKEIHWLLWGTSALFLVYFAINPVQQLFGVK
- a CDS encoding aldehyde dehydrogenase (NADP(+)) encodes the protein MAAAPVWSVDPRTGKQREQVAVEATAQEVDAAVRAAHAARGSLADRTVRAAFLRTAADQLQAAKDQLVEVADAETALGPVRLTGELARTCFQLRAFADIVDEGAFLDVVINHPDDTATPPIPDLRRYKVPLGVVAVYSASNFPFAFSVPGGDTASALAAGCPVVVKAHPDHPALSELVAIVLRRAAAEHGIPEGVLGLVHGFEAGVELVKHPLVTAAGFTGSVRGGRALFDAAAARPVPIPFHGELGSLNPVLITEAAAAERAEAIGTGLAGSMTLGVGQFCVKPGLVLAPAGDAGDRLLKSLTDAVSDVDAGVLLDHRMRDNFLAGVAERAELPDVESPVTAGAGGEHTVSPGFLTVPAEKLAAEGAHDLLLEECFGPLTVVARYADEAEAKSVLSRLPGNLTATVHVSGEEAAGGGRGPELLAELTPLAGRVLVNGWPTGVAVAAAQHHGGPYPATTSTSTSVGGTAIERWLRPVAYQGAPSALLPQELRDENPLGLPRRFNGVLER